ATTTACCTTGATCCCTTTTCTTTTTGTAATAAGATTTAAGAACAGGATCATACCTAATAGCACAAGAAGCTGCCTGATATAGATAATATCTTAGATATTTATTTCCTTTTTTTGATAAATTTTTGTGATTATCAGTTTTTTTACCAGAATCATTTAAATCCCAACGTAATCCTGCATAAGAAGATAATTTAGAATCAGATGCGAAATTATCAATATTAATAATTTCAGAAATA
The Marinitoga litoralis DNA segment above includes these coding regions:
- a CDS encoding transposase, which gives rise to ISEIINIDNFASDSKLSSYAGLRWDLNDSGKKTDNHKNLSKKGNKYLRYYLYQAASCAIRYDPVLKSYYKKKRDQGKSHKAAVVLTARKLVRSIYYMLKNNSSYNPVELSQSSKKMVFLKDDSNNQ